From Klebsiella electrica, the proteins below share one genomic window:
- the livF gene encoding high-affinity branched-chain amino acid ABC transporter ATP-binding protein LivF, producing the protein MEKVMLSFDNVSAHYGKIQALHNVSLHINQGEIVTLIGANGAGKTTLLGTLCGDPRASSGKVVFDGKDITDWQTAKIMREAVAIVPEGRRVFSRMTVEENLAMGGFFADRDQFQTRIKWVYELFPRLLERRIQRAGTMSGGEQQMLAIGRALMSQPRLLLLDEPSLGLAPIIIQQIFNTIEQLREQGMTIFLVEQNANQALKLADRGYVLENGHVVLEDTGDALLANEAVRSAYLGG; encoded by the coding sequence ATGGAAAAAGTGATGTTATCTTTTGACAACGTAAGCGCCCACTACGGCAAGATTCAGGCGCTGCATAACGTCAGTCTGCATATTAATCAGGGAGAAATTGTGACCCTGATTGGCGCCAACGGCGCGGGGAAAACCACGCTGCTGGGCACCCTGTGCGGCGATCCGCGAGCTTCCAGCGGGAAAGTGGTCTTTGATGGTAAAGATATCACCGACTGGCAGACCGCAAAAATCATGCGCGAAGCGGTGGCGATTGTTCCGGAAGGGCGGCGGGTCTTTTCGCGCATGACGGTGGAAGAGAATCTGGCGATGGGCGGTTTTTTTGCCGATCGAGACCAGTTCCAGACCCGTATTAAGTGGGTCTACGAACTGTTTCCGCGCCTGCTTGAACGCCGTATTCAGCGCGCGGGCACCATGTCCGGCGGCGAGCAGCAGATGCTGGCGATTGGTCGGGCGCTGATGAGCCAGCCGCGCCTGCTGCTGCTTGATGAGCCTTCTCTGGGACTGGCGCCGATCATCATTCAGCAGATTTTCAACACCATCGAACAGCTGCGCGAGCAGGGGATGACTATCTTCCTTGTCGAGCAGAACGCTAACCAGGCGCTGAAGCTGGCTGACCGCGGCTATGTGCTGGAAAACGGTCACGTGGTGCTGGAAGACACCGGCGATGCGCTGTTGGCGAACGAGGCGGTGCGTAGCGCCTATCTGGGAGGCTAA
- the livK gene encoding high-affinity branched-chain amino acid ABC transporter substrate-binding protein LivK: MKRNAKTIIAGFVALTMSHAVMAKDIKVAVVGAMSGPVAQWGDMEFNGARQAIKDINAQGGIKGDKLVGVEFDDACDPKQAVAVANKIVNEGIKYVIGHLCSSSTQPASDIYEDEGILMISPGATNPELTQRGYQYIMRTAGLDSAQGPTAAKYILEKVKPQRIAILHDKQQYGEGLARSVQESLKKGKANIVFFDGITAGEKDFSALLARLKKENIDFVYYGGYYPEMGQMLRQARSVGLKTVFMGPEGVGNASLSNIAGAAAEGMLVTMPKRYDQDPANSAIVDALKAEKKDPSGPYVWITYAAVQSLAQAMDRSSSQEPLDLIKDLKAHGAKTVIGPLNWDEKGDLKGFEFGVFQWHADGSSSVAK, encoded by the coding sequence ATGAAAAGGAACGCAAAAACCATTATTGCGGGATTCGTTGCACTGACGATGTCGCACGCGGTCATGGCTAAGGATATTAAAGTTGCCGTCGTTGGCGCGATGTCCGGCCCGGTAGCTCAGTGGGGCGACATGGAGTTCAACGGCGCGCGGCAGGCCATTAAAGACATTAACGCGCAGGGCGGCATTAAAGGCGATAAGCTGGTTGGCGTTGAGTTCGACGATGCCTGCGACCCGAAACAGGCCGTGGCGGTCGCCAACAAAATTGTGAATGAAGGCATCAAGTACGTCATCGGCCATCTGTGTTCCTCTTCTACCCAGCCTGCCTCCGATATCTATGAAGACGAAGGCATTCTGATGATCTCTCCGGGTGCGACGAACCCGGAACTGACCCAACGTGGCTATCAGTACATCATGCGTACCGCTGGCCTGGACTCCGCACAGGGGCCGACCGCCGCCAAATACATCCTCGAAAAAGTGAAACCGCAGCGTATCGCCATCCTTCATGACAAACAGCAGTATGGCGAAGGTCTGGCGCGCTCCGTCCAGGAGAGCCTGAAGAAAGGCAAGGCGAATATCGTCTTCTTTGATGGCATCACCGCCGGGGAGAAAGATTTCTCCGCGCTGCTGGCACGTCTGAAAAAAGAAAATATCGACTTCGTTTATTACGGCGGCTACTACCCTGAAATGGGGCAGATGCTGCGTCAGGCACGCTCCGTAGGGCTGAAAACTGTCTTCATGGGGCCTGAAGGCGTCGGCAACGCATCGCTGTCGAATATTGCCGGCGCAGCGGCGGAAGGCATGCTGGTAACAATGCCGAAACGTTATGACCAGGATCCGGCCAACAGCGCTATCGTTGACGCGCTGAAAGCAGAGAAAAAAGATCCGAGCGGTCCATATGTCTGGATCACCTACGCTGCCGTGCAGTCATTGGCGCAGGCGATGGACAGAAGCAGCAGCCAGGAGCCGCTGGACTTAATCAAAGATCTGAAAGCTCACGGGGCGAAAACCGTGATTGGGCCGCTGAATTGGGACGAAAAAGGCGATTTGAAGGGATTTGAGTTTGGTGTCTTCCAGTGGCATGCGGATGGATCATCCTCTGTCGCAAAATAA
- the ugpB gene encoding sn-glycerol-3-phosphate ABC transporter substrate-binding protein UgpB: protein MISLRHTALGLALSLACAGQALAVTNIPFWHSMEGELGKEVDSLAQRFNAANPDYKITPVYKGNYEQSLSAGIAAFRTGNAPAILQVYEVGTATMMASKAIKPVYQVFSDAGIKFDESQFVPTVSGYYTDSKSGHLLSQPFNSSTPVLYYNKDAFKKAGLNPDQPPKTWQELAAYTDKLKAAGMKCGYASGWQGWIQIENFSAWHGLPVATKNNGFDGTDAVLEFNKPEQIKHIAMLEAMNKKGDFSYFGRKDESTEKFYNGDCAITTASSGSLADIRQYAKFNYGVGMMPYDADVKGAPQNAIIGGASLWVMQGKDKETYTGVAKFLEFLAKPEIAAEWHQKTGYLPITTAAYDLTRQQGFYDKHPGADIATRQMLNKPPLPFTKGLRLGNMPQIRTIVDEELESVWTGKKTPKQALDSAVERGNQLLRRFEQSTKS from the coding sequence ATGATATCGTTACGACATACAGCTTTAGGACTGGCGCTCAGCCTGGCATGTGCCGGTCAGGCGCTGGCAGTGACCAATATTCCGTTCTGGCATTCAATGGAAGGGGAGTTGGGTAAAGAAGTTGATTCTCTGGCGCAACGTTTCAACGCGGCCAATCCGGATTATAAAATTACGCCGGTGTACAAAGGTAACTATGAACAGAGCCTGAGCGCCGGCATTGCGGCGTTCCGTACCGGTAACGCGCCGGCTATCCTGCAGGTTTATGAAGTGGGTACCGCGACAATGATGGCTTCCAAAGCCATTAAACCGGTGTATCAGGTGTTCAGCGATGCGGGTATCAAGTTTGATGAGTCGCAGTTCGTCCCGACCGTTTCCGGCTACTACACCGATTCCAAAAGCGGCCATCTGCTCTCCCAGCCGTTTAACAGCTCCACGCCGGTGCTGTACTACAACAAAGATGCCTTCAAAAAAGCTGGCTTAAACCCGGATCAGCCGCCGAAAACCTGGCAGGAGCTGGCTGCCTATACCGATAAGCTGAAAGCCGCCGGAATGAAATGCGGTTACGCCAGCGGCTGGCAGGGCTGGATTCAGATTGAAAACTTCAGCGCCTGGCATGGTCTGCCGGTGGCAACCAAAAACAACGGCTTTGACGGTACCGACGCGGTTCTGGAGTTCAACAAGCCGGAGCAGATCAAACATATCGCCATGCTGGAAGCGATGAACAAGAAGGGCGACTTCAGCTACTTCGGGCGTAAAGATGAGTCTACCGAGAAGTTCTATAACGGTGACTGCGCGATAACCACCGCCTCTTCCGGCTCGCTGGCCGATATTCGCCAGTACGCGAAGTTCAATTATGGCGTGGGGATGATGCCATACGACGCCGACGTGAAGGGCGCGCCGCAGAACGCCATTATCGGCGGGGCCAGCCTGTGGGTGATGCAGGGTAAAGATAAAGAGACTTACACCGGCGTGGCGAAATTCCTCGAATTCCTCGCTAAACCGGAAATTGCCGCGGAATGGCATCAGAAAACCGGCTACCTGCCGATTACCACCGCCGCTTATGACCTGACCCGTCAGCAGGGCTTCTACGATAAGCACCCGGGCGCGGATATTGCCACTCGTCAGATGTTGAACAAGCCGCCGTTGCCGTTCACCAAAGGCCTGCGTCTGGGCAATATGCCGCAGATCCGCACCATTGTGGATGAGGAACTGGAAAGCGTGTGGACCGGGAAGAAGACGCCAAAACAGGCGCTGGATTCAGCGGTTGAACGTGGTAACCAGCTGCTGCGCCGCTTCGAGCAATCCACTAAATCGTAA
- the livM gene encoding branched chain amino acid ABC transporter permease LivM, which produces MKPMHIAMSLLSAAMFFVLAGVFMGVQLELDGTKLVVDTAADIRWQWIFIGTAVVFFFQLMRPLFQKTLKNVSGPKFIMPAIDGSTVKQKLFLMALLVIAVAWPFMVSRGTVDIATLTMIYIILGLGLNVVVGLSGLLVLGYGGFYAIGAYTFALLNHYYGLGFWTCLPLAGLVSAAAGFLLGFPVLRLRGDYLAIVTLGFGEIVRILLLNNTDITGGPNGISQIPKPTLFGLEFSRSAREGGWDTFSNFFGLKYDPGDRVIFLYLVALLLVVLSLFVINRLLRMPLGRAWEALREDEIACRSLGLSPTRIKLTAFTISAAFAGFAGTLFAARQGFVSPESFTFAESAFVLAIVVLGGMGSQFAVILAAVLLVVSRELMRDFNEYSMLMLGGLMVLMMIWRPQGLLPMTRPQLKLKKGQAKGEQA; this is translated from the coding sequence ATGAAACCGATGCATATTGCTATGTCGCTGCTGTCAGCGGCGATGTTCTTTGTCCTCGCCGGTGTGTTTATGGGCGTGCAGCTGGAGCTGGACGGCACCAAACTGGTTGTCGATACCGCAGCCGATATCCGCTGGCAGTGGATCTTCATCGGCACCGCGGTGGTCTTCTTCTTCCAGCTGATGCGTCCGTTGTTCCAGAAAACCCTGAAAAACGTCTCCGGGCCGAAGTTTATTATGCCGGCCATCGACGGTTCGACGGTCAAGCAGAAGCTGTTCCTGATGGCGCTGCTGGTCATCGCCGTGGCGTGGCCGTTCATGGTGTCGCGCGGGACGGTGGATATCGCCACGCTGACTATGATCTATATCATTCTCGGCCTTGGGCTTAACGTGGTGGTGGGGCTGTCCGGCCTGCTGGTGCTGGGCTATGGCGGCTTCTACGCCATCGGCGCCTACACCTTTGCGCTGCTGAACCACTATTACGGTCTTGGCTTCTGGACCTGTCTGCCGCTGGCCGGGCTGGTGTCTGCAGCCGCGGGCTTCCTGCTGGGGTTCCCGGTGCTGCGTCTGCGCGGCGACTATCTGGCGATCGTCACGCTTGGCTTCGGCGAAATCGTGCGTATCTTGCTGCTTAATAACACCGACATCACCGGCGGCCCCAACGGCATCAGCCAGATCCCTAAACCGACGCTGTTTGGCCTTGAGTTTAGCCGCAGCGCCCGCGAAGGCGGCTGGGATACTTTCAGTAACTTCTTCGGCCTGAAGTACGACCCGGGCGATCGGGTTATTTTCCTCTACCTGGTGGCGCTGCTGCTGGTTGTGCTGTCGCTGTTTGTGATCAACCGCCTGCTGCGTATGCCGCTGGGCAGGGCATGGGAGGCGTTGCGTGAAGACGAAATCGCCTGCCGTTCTCTGGGCCTGAGCCCGACGCGCATCAAGCTGACCGCCTTTACCATCAGCGCCGCGTTTGCCGGTTTTGCCGGTACGCTGTTCGCCGCGCGCCAGGGCTTTGTCAGCCCGGAATCCTTCACCTTTGCCGAGTCGGCTTTCGTGCTGGCGATTGTGGTTCTGGGCGGGATGGGATCGCAGTTTGCGGTCATTCTCGCCGCGGTGCTGCTGGTGGTATCGCGCGAGCTGATGCGTGATTTCAACGAATACAGCATGCTGATGCTCGGCGGGTTGATGGTACTGATGATGATCTGGCGTCCGCAGGGTCTGCTGCCGATGACGCGTCCGCAGCTGAAGCTGAAAAAAGGTCAGGCGAAAGGAGAGCAGGCATGA
- the livG gene encoding high-affinity branched-chain amino acid ABC transporter ATP-binding protein LivG, protein MSQPLLSVSGLMMRFGGLLAVNNVSLELRPQEIVSLIGPNGAGKTTVFNCLTGFYKPTGGTIMLRDQHLEGLPGQQIARMGVVRTFQHVRLFREMTVIENLLVAQHQQLKTGVFSGLLKTPSFRRAQSEALDRAATWLERIGLLEHANRQASNLAYGDQRRLEIARCMVTQPEILMLDEPAAGLNPKETKELDELIAELRSHHNTTILLIEHDMKLVMGISDRIYVVNQGTPLANGTPEEIRNNPDVIRAYLGEA, encoded by the coding sequence ATGAGTCAGCCATTATTATCCGTCAGCGGCCTGATGATGCGCTTTGGCGGCCTGCTGGCGGTCAACAACGTGTCGCTGGAGCTGCGCCCGCAGGAGATCGTGTCGCTGATAGGCCCTAACGGCGCCGGGAAAACCACGGTCTTCAACTGCCTGACCGGTTTTTACAAGCCGACCGGCGGGACCATCATGCTGCGCGATCAGCACCTGGAAGGGCTGCCGGGTCAGCAGATCGCCCGGATGGGCGTTGTTCGTACCTTCCAGCACGTGCGTCTGTTCCGCGAAATGACGGTGATTGAAAACCTGCTGGTGGCGCAACATCAGCAGCTGAAAACCGGGGTCTTCTCCGGGCTGTTGAAAACTCCGTCATTCCGCCGCGCGCAGAGCGAAGCGCTGGATCGCGCCGCGACCTGGCTTGAGCGCATCGGCCTGCTGGAGCATGCGAACCGTCAGGCGAGCAACCTGGCCTATGGCGACCAGCGGCGTCTGGAGATTGCCCGCTGCATGGTCACCCAGCCGGAAATCCTGATGCTCGATGAACCCGCTGCGGGTCTGAACCCGAAAGAGACCAAAGAGCTGGACGAGCTGATCGCCGAGCTGCGCAGTCATCACAACACCACCATCCTGCTGATTGAGCATGATATGAAGCTGGTGATGGGCATTTCCGATCGTATTTATGTGGTAAACCAGGGCACGCCGTTGGCTAACGGTACGCCGGAAGAGATCCGCAATAACCCGGACGTGATCCGCGCATACCTTGGTGAGGCATAA
- a CDS encoding sn-glycerol-3-phosphate import ATP-binding protein UgpC yields MAGLKLQAVTKSWDGKTQVIQPLTLDVADGEFIVMVGPSGCGKSTLLRMVAGLERVTSGDIWINRQRVTEMEPKDRGIAMVFQNYALYPHMSVEENMAWGLKIRGMGKGLIDERVQEAARILELDGLLKRRPRELSGGQRQRVAMGRAIVRDPAVFLFDEPLSNLDAKLRVQMRLELQQLHRRLKTTSLYVTHDQVEAMTLAQRVMVMNKGIAEQIGTPVEVYEKPASRFVASFIGSPAMNLLDGRISEDGRRFELEGGLRLPMNGEHRRHAGRKMTLGIRPEHFALNSQAEGGVPLVMDTLEILGADNLAHGRWGEQKLVVRLPHQQRPPAGSTLWLHLPEDHLHLFDGETGQRA; encoded by the coding sequence ATGGCAGGTTTAAAACTACAAGCTGTAACCAAAAGCTGGGATGGCAAAACCCAGGTGATTCAACCGCTGACGCTGGATGTCGCCGACGGCGAGTTCATCGTCATGGTCGGGCCATCCGGCTGCGGCAAATCAACGCTGCTGCGCATGGTGGCCGGGCTTGAACGGGTGACCAGCGGCGATATCTGGATTAACCGCCAGCGCGTGACCGAGATGGAACCGAAGGATCGCGGGATCGCGATGGTGTTTCAGAACTACGCGCTTTACCCGCACATGAGCGTGGAAGAGAACATGGCCTGGGGGCTAAAAATACGCGGTATGGGCAAAGGCCTGATCGACGAACGGGTGCAGGAAGCGGCACGTATTCTGGAGCTGGATGGCCTGCTCAAGCGCCGTCCGCGCGAGCTCTCCGGCGGTCAGCGCCAGCGTGTGGCGATGGGACGCGCCATCGTGCGCGACCCGGCGGTCTTTCTGTTTGATGAACCGCTGTCGAACCTCGATGCCAAGCTGCGCGTCCAGATGCGTCTTGAACTCCAGCAGCTGCATCGTCGTCTGAAAACCACCTCGTTGTACGTCACGCATGACCAGGTGGAGGCGATGACGCTTGCCCAGCGGGTGATGGTGATGAACAAAGGCATTGCCGAACAAATTGGCACCCCGGTCGAGGTGTACGAGAAACCGGCCAGTCGATTTGTGGCGAGCTTTATTGGCAGTCCGGCGATGAACCTGCTGGACGGGCGCATCAGTGAAGATGGTCGTCGTTTTGAACTGGAAGGCGGTCTGCGTTTACCGATGAATGGCGAGCATCGCCGGCATGCCGGGCGTAAGATGACGTTAGGTATCCGCCCGGAGCATTTTGCATTAAACTCCCAGGCGGAAGGTGGCGTACCGCTGGTGATGGATACGCTGGAAATTTTAGGTGCCGATAACCTTGCCCACGGTCGCTGGGGCGAGCAGAAACTGGTGGTCAGGCTGCCGCATCAGCAGCGTCCGCCGGCAGGCAGCACGCTGTGGCTGCATCTGCCCGAGGATCATCTGCACCTCTTTGATGGTGAAACAGGACAACGCGCATGA
- the ugpQ gene encoding glycerophosphodiester phosphodiesterase, translated as MSHWPYPHIVAHRGGGKLAPENTLAAIDVGARFGHTMIEFDAKLSKDGQIFLLHDDNLERTSNGWGVAGELAWSELLKADAGSWYSHEFKGEPLPLLAEVADRCRQHGMMANIEIKPTTGTGPLTGKAVALAARELWQGMTPPLLSSFEIDALEAAQQAVPELPRGLLLDEWREDWRELTTRLGCVSIHLNHQLLDEPRVASLKAAGLHILVYTVNKPQRAAELLRWGVDCICTDAIDVIGPDFQA; from the coding sequence ATGAGCCACTGGCCTTATCCTCACATCGTCGCCCATCGTGGCGGCGGGAAACTGGCGCCGGAAAATACGCTGGCGGCCATCGATGTCGGCGCCCGTTTCGGGCATACGATGATCGAGTTTGACGCCAAGCTGTCGAAAGACGGACAGATTTTTTTGCTGCACGATGACAACCTTGAGCGCACCAGCAACGGCTGGGGCGTCGCCGGCGAGCTGGCCTGGAGCGAACTGCTGAAAGCCGATGCCGGCAGCTGGTATAGCCATGAATTCAAAGGCGAACCGCTGCCGCTGCTGGCCGAGGTTGCCGATCGTTGTCGTCAGCACGGCATGATGGCGAATATCGAGATTAAACCGACGACCGGCACCGGGCCGCTCACCGGGAAAGCGGTGGCGCTGGCGGCTCGTGAGCTGTGGCAGGGCATGACGCCGCCGCTGCTCTCATCGTTTGAAATTGACGCGCTGGAGGCGGCGCAGCAGGCGGTACCCGAGCTGCCGCGCGGGCTGCTGCTGGATGAGTGGCGCGAGGACTGGCGCGAGTTGACCACGCGGCTGGGGTGCGTTTCGATCCACCTTAACCATCAACTGCTGGATGAGCCGCGAGTAGCAAGCCTGAAAGCCGCGGGTCTGCACATTCTCGTCTATACCGTCAATAAACCCCAGCGGGCGGCTGAGCTGTTGCGCTGGGGCGTGGACTGCATTTGTACCGATGCCATTGATGTCATCGGTCCTGACTTCCAGGCCTGA
- the ugpA gene encoding sn-glycerol-3-phosphate ABC transporter permease UgpA, which yields MSSSRPVFRSRWLPYVLVAPQLIITIIFFIWPAGEALWYSLQSVDPFGLSSQFVGLDNFVTLFHDPYYLDSFWTTIKFSSMVTFSGLIISLFFAALVDYVVRGSRFYQTLMLLPYAVAPAVAAVLWIFLFNPGRGLITHFLGEMGYDWNHAQNSGQAMFLVVFASVWKQISYNFLFFFAALQSIPRSLVEAAAIDGAGPIRRFFKLALPLIAPVSFFLLVVNLVYAFFDTFPVIDAATGGGPVQATTTLIYKIYREGFAGLDLSASAAQSVVLMLLVIVLTVVQFRYVESKVRYQ from the coding sequence ATGTCATCATCCCGTCCGGTATTCCGCTCGCGCTGGCTGCCTTATGTGCTGGTCGCGCCGCAGCTGATTATCACGATTATTTTCTTTATCTGGCCCGCGGGCGAAGCGCTGTGGTATTCGCTACAAAGCGTTGATCCTTTTGGCCTTTCCAGCCAGTTCGTTGGCCTGGACAACTTCGTGACCCTGTTCCACGACCCGTACTATCTGGACTCATTCTGGACCACTATCAAGTTCAGTAGCATGGTGACCTTCAGCGGGCTGATTATTTCTCTGTTCTTTGCTGCGCTGGTGGATTATGTCGTGCGCGGCAGCCGCTTTTATCAAACCCTGATGCTGCTGCCCTATGCCGTGGCGCCAGCGGTGGCGGCGGTATTATGGATTTTCCTCTTTAACCCCGGCCGTGGACTGATAACCCATTTCCTCGGCGAGATGGGCTACGACTGGAACCATGCGCAAAACAGCGGCCAGGCGATGTTCCTGGTGGTCTTTGCCTCGGTGTGGAAGCAGATAAGCTATAACTTTTTGTTTTTCTTCGCCGCATTACAGTCGATCCCGCGCTCGCTGGTCGAAGCGGCCGCCATTGACGGCGCTGGGCCGATTCGCCGCTTCTTTAAACTGGCGCTGCCGTTGATTGCGCCGGTCAGCTTCTTCCTGCTGGTGGTCAACCTGGTCTACGCCTTCTTCGATACCTTCCCGGTGATCGATGCCGCCACCGGTGGCGGCCCGGTACAGGCGACCACGACCTTGATTTATAAGATCTATCGCGAAGGTTTCGCCGGGCTCGATCTGTCGGCGTCCGCCGCCCAGTCGGTAGTTCTGATGTTGCTGGTGATTGTGCTGACAGTCGTTCAGTTCCGCTACGTCGAAAGTAAGGTGCGCTACCAATGA
- a CDS encoding DUF2756 family protein, translated as MKALLFLAALMPLSVLAQPLNTDNNPNQPGYVIPSQQRMQNQMQVQQQQQQSMLKQDMQNQARAQQQQLQTQLNNNQQRVIQSGNLNSSQQMLPNTNGGMLQRQTTP; from the coding sequence ATGAAAGCACTGTTATTTCTGGCGGCGCTGATGCCGCTGAGCGTTCTGGCGCAGCCGCTCAATACGGACAACAACCCCAACCAGCCGGGGTACGTCATCCCCAGCCAGCAGCGGATGCAAAATCAGATGCAGGTCCAACAGCAGCAACAGCAAAGCATGTTGAAGCAGGATATGCAGAACCAGGCGCGCGCCCAGCAGCAGCAACTCCAGACGCAGCTCAACAACAACCAGCAGCGGGTCATCCAGAGCGGTAATTTGAATTCGTCACAGCAGATGTTGCCGAATACCAACGGAGGGATGTTACAGCGGCAGACGACGCCATAG
- the ugpE gene encoding sn-glycerol-3-phosphate ABC transporter permease UgpE, with amino-acid sequence MIENRRGLTIFSHIMLIVGIAVILFPLYVAFVAATLDNKAVFETPMTLIPGGHLLENMATIWTQGVGANSAPFWLMMLNSFIMAFGITVGKIVVSMLSAFAIVWFRFPLRNLFFWMIFITLMLPVEVRIFPTVEVIANLKMLDSYAGLTLPLMASATATFLFRQFFMTLPDELIEAARIDGASPMRFFRDIVLPLSKTNLAALFVITFIYGWNQYLWPLLIIQDVNLGTAVAGIKGMIAIGEGTTQWNQVMAAMLLTLIPPVVIVLAMQRAFVRGLVDSEK; translated from the coding sequence ATGATTGAGAACCGTCGCGGGCTGACGATTTTCAGCCACATCATGCTGATTGTGGGGATCGCCGTCATCCTGTTCCCGCTGTATGTCGCGTTTGTTGCCGCGACGCTGGATAACAAAGCCGTTTTTGAGACGCCGATGACGCTGATTCCCGGCGGCCATCTGCTGGAAAATATGGCGACTATCTGGACCCAGGGCGTTGGTGCGAACAGCGCGCCATTCTGGCTGATGATGCTGAACAGCTTCATCATGGCCTTCGGTATCACGGTCGGGAAAATCGTGGTCTCGATGCTCTCCGCGTTCGCCATCGTCTGGTTCCGTTTCCCACTGCGTAACCTGTTCTTCTGGATGATTTTTATTACCCTGATGCTGCCGGTTGAGGTACGTATCTTTCCCACCGTGGAAGTCATCGCGAACCTGAAGATGCTCGACAGCTATGCCGGGCTGACGCTGCCGCTGATGGCCTCGGCGACCGCCACCTTCCTGTTCCGCCAGTTCTTTATGACGCTGCCGGACGAGCTGATTGAAGCGGCGCGTATCGACGGCGCCTCACCGATGCGCTTTTTCCGCGACATCGTGCTGCCGCTGTCGAAAACCAATCTTGCGGCCCTGTTTGTTATCACCTTTATCTACGGCTGGAACCAGTATCTGTGGCCGCTGCTGATTATTCAGGATGTGAATCTTGGCACCGCAGTGGCGGGTATCAAAGGCATGATCGCCATCGGAGAAGGCACCACGCAGTGGAACCAGGTGATGGCCGCGATGCTGCTGACGTTGATTCCCCCGGTTGTTATCGTTTTAGCCATGCAGCGTGCGTTTGTGCGTGGTTTAGTGGACAGTGAGAAGTAG
- the livH gene encoding high-affinity branched-chain amino acid ABC transporter permease LivH — protein sequence MSEQFLYFLQQMFNGVTLGSTYALIAIGYTMVYGIIGMINFAHGEVYMIGSYVSFMIIAALMMMGIDTSWLLVAAGFIGAIIIASAYGWSIERVAYRPVRSSKRLIALISAIGMSIFLQNYVSLTEGSRDIALPSLFNGQWIIGSSENFAATVTTMQLVIWVVTFVAMLALTLFIRYSRMGRACRACAEDLKMASLLGINTDRVIALTFVIGAAMAAVAGVLLGQFYGVINPYIGFMAGMKAFTAAVLGGIGSIPGAMIGGLILGIAEALSSAYLSTEYKDVVSFALLILVLLVMPTGILGRPEVEKV from the coding sequence ATGTCCGAGCAGTTTCTCTACTTTCTGCAGCAGATGTTTAACGGCGTCACGCTGGGCAGTACCTATGCGCTGATCGCCATCGGCTATACGATGGTGTACGGCATTATCGGCATGATTAACTTCGCCCACGGCGAGGTATACATGATTGGCAGCTACGTCTCCTTCATGATCATCGCCGCCCTCATGATGATGGGGATTGATACCAGCTGGCTGCTGGTGGCCGCCGGGTTTATCGGGGCGATTATTATCGCCAGCGCCTACGGCTGGAGCATTGAGCGCGTGGCCTATCGACCGGTGCGCAGCTCCAAGCGCCTGATTGCGCTGATCTCCGCCATCGGGATGTCCATCTTCCTGCAAAACTATGTCAGCCTGACGGAAGGTTCGCGCGATATCGCGCTGCCGAGTCTGTTTAATGGCCAGTGGATTATCGGCAGCAGCGAAAACTTCGCCGCCACCGTGACCACAATGCAACTGGTGATTTGGGTCGTGACTTTTGTTGCGATGCTGGCACTGACGCTGTTTATCCGCTATTCACGCATGGGCCGCGCCTGCCGCGCCTGCGCAGAAGATCTCAAAATGGCGAGCCTGCTCGGTATCAATACCGACCGGGTGATTGCGTTGACGTTTGTTATCGGCGCGGCGATGGCGGCGGTAGCGGGCGTGCTGCTGGGCCAGTTTTACGGCGTCATCAACCCGTATATCGGCTTTATGGCCGGGATGAAAGCCTTTACCGCAGCGGTACTGGGCGGTATCGGCAGCATTCCTGGCGCGATGATCGGTGGCCTGATTCTGGGTATTGCCGAAGCGCTCTCGTCCGCCTACCTCAGCACGGAATATAAAGACGTCGTCTCCTTTGCCCTGTTGATTCTGGTGCTGTTGGTGATGCCTACCGGCATTCTGGGCCGCCCGGAGGTCGAGAAAGTATGA